One segment of Pseudalkalibacillus hwajinpoensis DNA contains the following:
- the rocF gene encoding arginase: protein MNNKLSIIGVPMDLGQMRRGVDMGPSAIRYAGIVERLSNLNYDIEDLGDIEIGRPEKRPEEQDHQLKNLKEVADASEKLSNVVNEVINRKRFPLVFGGDHSIAIGTLAGVARNYENLGVIWYDAHGDLNNSETSPSGNIHGMPLAVSLGIGDESLTSISGYSPKIKPENIVIIGARSLDDGERKLIKEKGIKVYTMHEVDRMGMTQVMEEAIEYVSKDTDGVHLSLDLDGLDPHDAPGVGTPVLGGISYRESHLAMEMLAESNILTSAEFVEVNPILDEKNKTATVAVALMGSLFGEKLK, encoded by the coding sequence ATGAATAATAAACTTTCGATTATAGGAGTACCAATGGATCTTGGCCAAATGAGACGCGGGGTAGACATGGGTCCAAGTGCGATCAGATATGCTGGAATTGTAGAACGGTTATCAAATTTGAATTACGATATTGAAGATCTTGGGGATATTGAAATTGGAAGGCCAGAAAAGCGTCCAGAAGAACAGGATCATCAACTTAAAAATTTGAAAGAAGTTGCTGATGCTAGCGAAAAGCTTTCAAATGTTGTAAATGAAGTGATTAATCGAAAGCGTTTTCCACTAGTGTTTGGTGGAGATCATAGTATTGCTATTGGCACTCTTGCCGGTGTAGCACGTAATTATGAGAATTTAGGCGTTATTTGGTACGATGCGCATGGTGATTTAAATAACTCTGAAACTTCACCATCTGGAAATATTCATGGAATGCCACTTGCAGTTAGTCTTGGCATTGGTGATGAGTCTTTAACTAGCATTTCGGGATATTCACCTAAAATTAAACCAGAAAACATTGTGATTATCGGAGCGCGTTCTCTTGATGATGGTGAGCGTAAACTGATTAAAGAAAAAGGTATTAAAGTATATACGATGCATGAAGTTGACCGTATGGGTATGACGCAAGTAATGGAAGAGGCTATCGAGTATGTATCGAAAGACACTGATGGGGTGCATTTAAGTCTTGATCTTGATGGACTTGATCCGCACGATGCTCCTGGAGTAGGTACGCCAGTACTTGGAGGAATTAGCTATCGTGAGAGTCATCTTGCGATGGAAATGCTAGCAGAGTCAAACATTTTAACTTCTGCAGAATTCGTTGAAGTAAATCCTATTTTAG